The DNA region TTTTTTCAGCGCCTCGGCTTTGCTGGCATCACCAAGGCATTCCATCACCTTGTGCTTAAACTTCCAGCAGGTCATCTGTCGTTTTGACATTTGTCTGCTCAATTCGTATGACGATATGTCCGGATTGCAACAAACCGAGACAGCTATCCGGAAGGCCTCATTGAGCGGAATCTTGCAGCGGTGAAACACAGTGTGCGCCAGCGCCGATTCCTCGGTCTTGCACCTGGTGCAGCGACGCGAATGCGGACG from Bacteroidota bacterium includes:
- a CDS encoding transposase gives rise to the protein MMVEADKLQVNSVENGIDEQPTEDALLAMLADIKWRDGFVCRKCGHTNFCKGKRPHSRRCTRCKTEESALAHTVFHRCKIPLNEAFRIAVSVCCNPDISSYELSRQMSKRQMTCWKFKHKVMECLGDASKAEALKKLVQGLATQV